From one Desulfobacterales bacterium genomic stretch:
- a CDS encoding ATP-binding protein has translation MHRYSSTYKVLNRAVGKAIHRYGMILDGDRIAVGLSGGKDSMTLLRVLSEKLACAPVHYELFPIYIDPGFDADFSPLLEQYCNDAGFDLRVEHTDHGVIAHSSQNRENPCFLCSRLRRKRLFEIADELGCRKLALGHNKDDIIETLFLNLCYSGEISTMLPLQSFFQGKFTVIRPLAFVDEQLTARFARQEGFPVFTNACPSAGVSKRQEIKTLLNQLYQSNKKIKGNIFRAMSHVNMEYMWK, from the coding sequence TTGCATAGATACAGTTCGACATATAAGGTGTTGAACCGGGCGGTTGGAAAGGCCATTCACCGTTATGGCATGATCCTTGACGGGGATCGGATAGCGGTAGGACTTTCCGGTGGGAAAGACAGCATGACGCTGTTGCGGGTACTCAGTGAGAAACTGGCCTGTGCTCCTGTCCATTATGAATTGTTTCCCATATATATCGATCCCGGATTTGATGCTGATTTCAGCCCGTTGCTTGAGCAATATTGTAATGATGCCGGATTTGATCTCAGAGTTGAGCATACGGATCATGGTGTCATTGCTCACAGCAGTCAGAATCGGGAAAATCCCTGCTTTTTATGTTCAAGACTGCGAAGAAAGCGATTATTTGAAATTGCCGATGAACTGGGATGCCGGAAGCTGGCACTGGGACACAACAAGGACGACATCATTGAAACCCTGTTTTTGAACCTGTGTTATTCAGGGGAAATCAGTACCATGCTTCCCCTGCAGTCGTTTTTTCAGGGGAAATTTACCGTTATACGCCCGTTGGCTTTTGTCGATGAGCAACTGACCGCACGATTTGCCAGACAAGAGGGATTTCCTGTGTTTACGAATGCATGTCCTTCAGCGGGTGTATCGAAACGGCAGGAAATAAAGACATTGTTAAATCAGCTCTATCAGAGCAATAAAAAGATTAAAGGCAATATTTTCCGGGCGATGAGTCATGTAAACATGGAATATATGTGGAAATGA
- the rpoZ gene encoding DNA-directed RNA polymerase subunit omega: MARVTIEDCMKRVSNRFLLVHMVAKRVRQIREGSEYLVSSPKNEDIVVALREIAAGKITSEESADTNKS; the protein is encoded by the coding sequence TTGGCACGAGTCACAATAGAAGATTGTATGAAACGGGTTTCGAATCGATTTTTGTTGGTGCATATGGTTGCGAAAAGAGTCAGGCAGATACGGGAAGGATCTGAATATCTGGTGAGTTCTCCGAAAAATGAGGATATCGTAGTGGCCCTCCGGGAGATTGCGGCTGGAAAAATTACGAGTGAAGAATCGGCCGATACGAATAAATCGTAA
- a CDS encoding D-alanyl-D-alanine carboxypeptidase produces MLHQIQIDNPWTYFRWRWWAMLLFISAILIPGRPAVSYPESAAHLESLIGPRDALLVAAPDNRTIVSKNTDSLLIPASTLKLFTSLVALHYLGPDYRFSTEFYLNRHNTLIIKGYGDPLFISEQVDQAAAQIARLRIPFSAIGVDNSYFSGSLQIPGVSNTTQPYDSHNGALCVNFNTVCFSRINGRFVSDEPQTPLLPYAIKRIRMAGVDKGRIRLSSDEQEGAIYAGHLFRHFSTQHGGPFIRDVAPIRIEKNHDTLIYTHVSDFTLSDIISKLLEFSNNYIANQVLISTGAQVFGPPGTLEKGIRTAQTYARDVLEITDITLAEGSGISRNNRISAIAMNRILNEFEPWHQLMRHEGDDYYKTGTLSGIRTRAGYIQTRSGELYRFVVLLNSPQKSCDSIMKAIHRLVDADSTRTKTR; encoded by the coding sequence ATGCTTCATCAAATTCAAATCGATAATCCGTGGACATATTTCAGATGGCGCTGGTGGGCGATGCTGCTGTTCATCAGCGCCATATTGATTCCAGGCCGTCCGGCAGTCTCTTATCCGGAATCGGCAGCTCACCTCGAATCTCTCATTGGTCCACGGGACGCGTTGCTGGTGGCGGCGCCTGACAACCGTACGATCGTTTCCAAAAACACGGACAGTCTTTTAATCCCGGCATCCACATTGAAATTGTTCACCTCTCTGGTCGCATTGCACTACCTGGGGCCGGACTACCGATTTTCAACCGAATTTTACCTGAACCGCCATAACACACTCATTATAAAGGGCTATGGTGATCCCCTCTTCATATCCGAACAGGTGGATCAGGCGGCAGCGCAAATCGCCCGACTCCGTATCCCCTTTTCCGCCATCGGGGTAGATAATTCCTATTTTTCCGGTTCACTTCAAATTCCCGGAGTTTCCAACACCACCCAGCCCTATGATTCTCACAACGGGGCATTGTGCGTCAATTTCAATACCGTATGTTTCAGCCGGATCAACGGTCGTTTTGTCAGTGATGAACCTCAAACGCCTCTGCTGCCGTATGCTATCAAACGGATCAGAATGGCAGGAGTGGATAAGGGCAGAATCAGGTTATCCAGTGATGAACAAGAGGGCGCCATCTATGCGGGACATTTATTCCGTCACTTTTCAACCCAGCATGGCGGGCCTTTCATCAGGGACGTCGCCCCGATCCGGATTGAAAAAAATCACGACACCCTGATTTACACCCATGTGTCCGATTTCACACTGTCCGACATTATCTCAAAGCTGCTGGAATTTTCAAACAATTACATCGCCAACCAGGTATTGATTTCGACGGGAGCGCAAGTCTTCGGGCCACCGGGCACCCTGGAAAAAGGGATTCGGACGGCGCAAACCTACGCGCGTGACGTACTGGAAATCACAGATATAACCCTGGCGGAAGGATCAGGAATTTCAAGAAATAACCGGATTTCAGCGATAGCGATGAATCGTATTCTGAACGAATTTGAACCCTGGCACCAGCTGATGCGCCATGAAGGAGATGACTATTATAAAACCGGTACACTGAGCGGCATCAGAACCCGGGCCGGCTATATCCAGACCCGGAGCGGGGAGCTGTACCGTTTTGTCGTATTGCTCAATTCTCCCCAAAAATCCTGCGATTCCATCATGAAGGCCATTCACCGGCTCGTTGACGCAGATAGTACCCGGACAAAAACACGATAA
- a CDS encoding serine protease: YDRGKLPPSLPLSDLQAGLGASVFTIGFPRIDIMGKTPQLSNGIISSANGLRDDPMTYQTTVPIQPGNSGGPLLNMRGEVVGMIKSMIGIREETGGPVLTLQNTSCALKVDPIKQLMGFLPQKETVIDVLPRSSENLELLALRIQDSVLIVVAR, from the coding sequence TCTACGACCGGGGAAAGCTCCCACCGTCGCTTCCATTATCTGACCTGCAGGCCGGACTGGGAGCCAGCGTGTTTACCATCGGGTTTCCCCGCATCGATATCATGGGGAAAACCCCCCAGCTGTCAAACGGTATTATCAGCTCTGCAAACGGTCTCCGCGATGATCCCATGACATATCAGACGACCGTGCCCATCCAGCCCGGAAACAGCGGAGGGCCGCTGTTAAATATGAGAGGGGAAGTTGTCGGCATGATCAAGTCCATGATCGGTATTCGGGAAGAAACCGGAGGGCCGGTGCTAACGTTGCAAAATACCAGCTGTGCCTTAAAGGTCGATCCGATCAAACAACTGATGGGATTCCTCCCGCAAAAAGAAACGGTTATAGACGTTCTTCCTCGATCATCCGAGAATCTGGAGCTGCTTGCCCTGCGGATTCAGGATTCCGTCTTGATCGTGGTGGCAAGGTAA
- a CDS encoding aminopeptidase produces MSQTNLTDMDELQKQLTRKPSLVWDVIPTDEKNKAFEFANAYKTFLNASKTEREAVKTIKDIAVRNGFTDIDVPSSGNGRYFKVFRNKCIALAVTGNKPLSEGVHIVASHLDSPRLDLKQNPLYEDVDLAFFKTHYYGGIRKYQWLARPLAVYGKIFTADETEIDLKIGDSPDDPVFTIADLLPHLSRRLQDQKKLSEVFEGEKLNLIIGSLPIGNTDLKERFKLGMLHYLHTTYGIQEEDFVSAEIEIVPAGQAKDIGFDRGLIGAYGQDDRICAFTALKAITQVSNPRLTGVALFVDKEEIGSEGNTGAKSRFLEDFISDILIKTKTDFSERTLRKCLLNSFALSADVNAAIDPDFQEVHEKRNAARLGYGICITKFTGSGGKSGANDANAEYLGKIRRIFNENHVVWQTGQLGKVDQGGGGTIAKFLAIYGMEIVDCGPAILAMHSPFEISSKPDVYMTYKAYTAFFNATF; encoded by the coding sequence ATGTCACAGACTAACTTAACTGACATGGATGAGCTTCAAAAGCAACTCACCCGAAAACCGTCTCTGGTTTGGGATGTAATACCGACGGATGAAAAAAACAAGGCTTTCGAATTTGCAAACGCCTACAAAACGTTCCTGAATGCATCCAAAACCGAACGGGAAGCGGTCAAAACGATAAAAGATATCGCTGTCCGAAACGGTTTTACTGATATTGATGTCCCCTCCTCCGGCAACGGCAGATACTTCAAAGTGTTCCGAAACAAATGCATCGCACTTGCGGTAACCGGAAATAAGCCGTTATCTGAGGGAGTACACATTGTTGCATCTCATCTGGATTCTCCGAGACTGGATCTGAAACAAAATCCGCTGTATGAAGATGTCGATCTGGCTTTCTTCAAAACCCACTACTACGGTGGTATCCGAAAATACCAATGGCTTGCCAGACCCCTGGCGGTCTATGGGAAGATCTTTACGGCTGACGAAACCGAAATAGACCTTAAAATCGGGGATTCACCGGATGACCCGGTATTTACCATTGCCGATCTGCTCCCGCATCTGTCCAGAAGACTTCAGGATCAGAAAAAGCTCTCTGAGGTTTTTGAGGGGGAAAAACTGAACCTGATCATCGGAAGTCTTCCCATCGGGAACACCGATCTTAAAGAGCGCTTTAAACTGGGGATGCTTCACTATCTGCACACGACATACGGCATTCAGGAAGAAGATTTTGTCAGCGCCGAGATAGAGATAGTACCCGCCGGTCAGGCGAAGGATATCGGATTTGACCGGGGCCTGATCGGGGCCTACGGACAGGATGACCGGATTTGCGCATTTACGGCACTTAAGGCGATCACGCAGGTCAGTAACCCACGGCTCACCGGTGTTGCACTGTTCGTGGACAAGGAAGAAATTGGCAGCGAGGGAAACACCGGCGCCAAATCCCGTTTTCTGGAAGATTTTATCTCCGATATTCTGATTAAAACAAAAACCGATTTCAGTGAACGGACTTTGCGCAAATGCCTCTTGAATTCGTTTGCCCTGTCAGCTGACGTAAATGCCGCTATCGACCCGGATTTCCAGGAAGTTCATGAAAAACGCAATGCCGCTCGCCTGGGCTATGGCATCTGCATAACCAAATTTACGGGTTCAGGAGGAAAGTCAGGTGCAAACGATGCCAATGCCGAATACCTCGGAAAAATTCGACGGATTTTCAATGAAAATCATGTCGTCTGGCAAACAGGGCAACTCGGTAAAGTAGATCAGGGCGGCGGCGGCACCATTGCAAAATTTCTCGCGATATACGGAATGGAAATCGTTGACTGCGGGCCGGCGATTCTGGCAATGCATTCGCCTTTTGAAATTTCCAGCAAACCAGACGTTTATATGACGTATAAGGCTTATACGGCGTTTTTCAACGCCACGTTCTGA
- the dtd gene encoding D-aminoacyl-tRNA deacylase codes for MRAVIQRVKHSCVTVNGETVGEIRSGLLVLLGVAAGDTESDAIYLADKIARLRIFEDENGKMNLSILETGGSMLVVSQFTLLGDCRKGRRPSFAHAAPPNPANTLYEYFITLVRENGIGVETGIFGAMMEVSLVNDGPVTLIVESRY; via the coding sequence GTGCGCGCCGTTATACAAAGAGTAAAACACAGCTGCGTAACCGTAAACGGCGAAACCGTCGGAGAAATCCGCAGCGGGCTTCTGGTTCTGCTGGGTGTGGCGGCCGGGGATACCGAATCCGATGCGATCTACCTTGCGGACAAAATTGCCCGGTTAAGAATTTTCGAAGACGAAAACGGCAAAATGAACCTGTCAATTCTTGAAACCGGGGGCAGCATGCTGGTGGTTTCCCAGTTTACGCTTCTGGGTGACTGCCGTAAAGGGCGCCGGCCGTCTTTTGCTCATGCCGCGCCCCCGAATCCGGCCAATACCCTTTATGAATATTTTATCACCCTTGTCCGGGAAAACGGCATTGGCGTGGAAACGGGAATATTCGGCGCCATGATGGAGGTATCGCTGGTCAACGACGGCCCGGTAACGCTTATTGTGGAAAGCAGATATTAA
- the folE2 gene encoding GTP cyclohydrolase FolE2 — protein MKDIQNQPDDRNIPINKVGIKHIRYPITVLDKANKFQHTVATINMYVDLPHTYKGTHMSRFVEMLHEFRPEISLKKFSTILAQMKNHLNAASAHIEVSFPYFIEKKAPVSQSPGLMNYTCRIIGTADSSGKVDLISEVVVPVSSVCPCSKEISEAGAHNQRGEVRLSTRFKKFIWMEDMIRLVEECASCEVYSVLKRVDEKYVTEKAYHHPKFVEDMVRDIACILKKDTNITWFSVSAENFESIHNHNAYASITSE, from the coding sequence ATGAAAGATATTCAAAATCAGCCGGATGATCGGAATATACCGATCAATAAAGTCGGTATCAAACATATACGATACCCCATAACGGTTCTGGATAAGGCAAATAAATTTCAGCATACGGTGGCTACCATCAATATGTATGTGGATTTGCCGCATACCTACAAGGGAACCCATATGAGCCGTTTTGTTGAGATGCTTCATGAATTCCGTCCGGAAATTTCTTTAAAAAAGTTTTCGACGATTCTGGCGCAGATGAAAAATCATCTGAACGCCGCTTCGGCGCACATTGAAGTGAGTTTCCCATATTTTATTGAAAAAAAAGCGCCGGTGAGTCAATCCCCCGGGCTCATGAACTATACCTGCCGGATTATCGGAACGGCGGATTCATCCGGTAAGGTGGACCTGATTTCAGAGGTGGTGGTTCCGGTTTCATCCGTGTGCCCGTGTTCCAAGGAGATCAGCGAGGCCGGTGCTCATAATCAGCGGGGAGAGGTCAGGCTCAGCACCCGGTTCAAGAAGTTTATCTGGATGGAAGATATGATCCGGCTCGTAGAAGAATGTGCCTCGTGTGAGGTGTATTCGGTTCTCAAACGGGTGGATGAAAAATATGTTACCGAAAAAGCGTATCATCACCCCAAATTTGTGGAGGATATGGTTCGCGATATTGCATGCATACTTAAAAAGGACACTAATATTACATGGTTTTCCGTGAGCGCGGAAAATTTTGAATCCATACACAACCATAACGCCTATGCCTCTATTACCAGCGAATAG